The following coding sequences lie in one Streptomyces sp. NBC_00510 genomic window:
- a CDS encoding NAD(P)/FAD-dependent oxidoreductase: MAGHSEHVRVAVIGSGFGGLGAAVRLRREGITDFVVLERRDSVGGTWRDNSYPGCACDVPSHLYSFSFAPNPQWPRTFSGQPHIRAYLERVADTFGLRPHLRLGTEVTEARWEAGARHWRITTSRGELTADVMVSATGPLSDPKLPDVPGLDAFPGKVFHSSQWDHDFDLKGKRVAMVGTGASAIQIVPAIQPEVERLTVVQRTPPWVMPRMDRGISRAEQWLHGKVPATARARRGLLWLIREFQVGAFTKRPAMMRGAQAMAASHLRKAVKDPALRAKLTPDYRIGCKRILLSNDYYPALARPNTEVVASALKEVRGSTLVMADGTEREADAIVFGTGFHVTDMPIGERVFGADGRSLTEHWKDGMAALRGCTVDGFPNLLFVIGPNTGLGNSSMILMIESSLNYVAAYLRALDTTGAAALDARPEAVRSWNEELQRRMARTVWNTGGCVSWYLDDQGRNTTVWPGTTAEFRRATRRLELQEYEIVPAGAPGERPERVEVAS; the protein is encoded by the coding sequence ATGGCCGGACACAGCGAACACGTGCGGGTTGCGGTGATCGGATCGGGGTTCGGCGGGCTCGGTGCCGCCGTACGGCTGCGACGCGAGGGGATCACCGACTTCGTCGTCCTGGAGCGTCGGGACTCCGTCGGCGGGACGTGGCGGGACAACAGCTACCCGGGGTGCGCCTGCGACGTGCCCTCGCACCTGTACTCGTTCTCCTTCGCGCCCAACCCGCAGTGGCCGCGCACCTTCTCCGGCCAGCCGCACATCCGGGCCTACCTGGAAAGGGTCGCGGACACCTTCGGCCTCCGCCCGCACCTGCGCCTCGGCACGGAGGTCACCGAGGCCCGCTGGGAGGCCGGCGCCCGGCACTGGCGCATCACCACCTCCCGCGGCGAACTCACCGCCGACGTCATGGTCTCGGCCACCGGGCCGCTGTCCGACCCCAAGCTGCCGGACGTCCCCGGTCTCGACGCCTTCCCGGGGAAGGTCTTCCACTCCTCGCAGTGGGACCACGACTTCGACCTCAAGGGCAAGCGGGTCGCCATGGTCGGCACCGGGGCCTCGGCGATCCAGATCGTGCCCGCGATCCAGCCCGAGGTGGAGCGCCTGACCGTGGTGCAGCGGACGCCCCCGTGGGTGATGCCGCGCATGGACCGCGGGATCAGCCGGGCCGAGCAGTGGCTGCACGGCAAGGTGCCGGCCACCGCCAGGGCGCGGCGCGGACTGCTCTGGCTGATCCGCGAGTTCCAGGTCGGCGCGTTCACCAAGCGCCCGGCGATGATGCGCGGCGCCCAGGCCATGGCGGCCTCGCACCTGCGCAAGGCCGTCAAGGACCCGGCGCTGCGCGCCAAGCTGACCCCCGACTACCGGATCGGCTGCAAGCGCATCCTGCTGTCCAACGACTACTACCCGGCGCTCGCGCGGCCCAACACCGAGGTCGTCGCCTCCGCGCTGAAGGAGGTGCGCGGCTCGACCCTCGTCATGGCCGACGGCACCGAGCGCGAGGCCGACGCCATCGTCTTCGGCACCGGCTTCCACGTCACCGACATGCCCATCGGCGAGCGGGTGTTCGGCGCCGACGGCCGCTCGCTGACCGAGCACTGGAAGGACGGCATGGCCGCGCTGCGCGGCTGCACCGTCGACGGTTTCCCCAACCTGCTGTTCGTCATCGGACCCAACACGGGCCTCGGGAACAGCTCGATGATCCTGATGATCGAGTCCTCGCTGAACTACGTCGCCGCGTACCTGCGCGCCCTGGACACCACCGGCGCCGCCGCGCTCGACGCGCGCCCGGAGGCCGTGCGGTCCTGGAACGAGGAACTGCAGCGCCGCATGGCGCGCACGGTCTGGAACACCGGGGGCTGCGTCAGCTGGTACCTGGACGACCAGGGCCGCAACACCACCGTCTGGCCCGGGACGACCGCGGAGTTCCGGCGCGCCACGCGCCGGCTGGAACTCCAGGAGTACGAGATCGTGCCCGCCGGTGCCCCCGGGGAGCGCCCGGAGCGCGTGGAGGTGGCCTCGTGA
- a CDS encoding MerR family transcriptional regulator encodes MDELAEAAGVPVRTVRFYRERKLLPAPRREGRITWYNDHHLARLRTITALLERGHTLGGIAELMDAWESGRRDVGELLGLDPGLPTRWSEEEPLRLTPEGLADHYGDQATAENLATALDIGYLAVDGDDVVHVSRRLLEASAALVREGVPLAEVLAAGRAMRGRMDLLAELFVELARTYVLPDAEADLQSGDTTRLSEAIARLRPLVQAVVEAELALAIDRRLREELKR; translated from the coding sequence ATGGACGAGTTGGCCGAAGCGGCCGGTGTCCCGGTGCGTACCGTCCGCTTCTACCGGGAGCGCAAGCTGCTCCCGGCGCCGCGCCGCGAGGGCCGGATCACCTGGTACAACGACCACCACCTGGCCCGGCTGCGGACCATCACGGCCCTGCTGGAGCGGGGCCACACCCTCGGCGGCATCGCCGAGCTGATGGACGCCTGGGAGAGCGGCCGCCGCGACGTCGGCGAACTGCTCGGCCTGGACCCGGGACTGCCCACCCGCTGGTCCGAGGAGGAGCCGCTGCGGCTCACCCCGGAGGGCCTCGCCGACCACTACGGCGACCAGGCCACCGCGGAGAACCTGGCCACCGCCCTGGACATCGGCTACCTCGCCGTGGACGGCGACGACGTCGTCCACGTCAGCCGCCGGCTGCTGGAGGCCTCGGCCGCACTGGTCCGGGAGGGCGTCCCGCTCGCCGAGGTGCTCGCCGCGGGCCGCGCCATGCGGGGCCGCATGGACCTGCTCGCCGAGCTCTTCGTCGAGCTGGCCCGCACCTACGTCCTGCCGGACGCGGAGGCCGACCTGCAGTCCGGCGACACCACCCGGCTGAGCGAGGCGATCGCCCGGCTGCGCCCCCTGGTCCAGGCCGTCGTCGAGGCGGAGCTCGCCCTGGCGATCGACCGCAGGCTGCGCGAGGAGCTCAAGCGGTAG
- a CDS encoding hydrolase yields MTTLKTLTWRRGAVVAAIIAAGVSGIALPADAHAAEPTGVPVAAATTASATAASVDHETWLRDVRPVIDQAHTYVQDRTAARKPGEKLAIVLDIDNTALETYFDWWFPPAVAPTRDLARYADSRGVDVFFVTARPDFIYPATHYNLDREGYPVAGLYGRSIPDLFDEVGAYKTAQRVAIEKRGYTIVANIGNNTTDLVGGHAERTFKLPDYDGLLD; encoded by the coding sequence ATGACAACCCTCAAAACCCTCACCTGGAGACGCGGCGCCGTCGTCGCGGCGATCATCGCCGCCGGGGTGTCCGGCATCGCGCTCCCCGCCGACGCGCACGCCGCCGAGCCCACCGGCGTCCCGGTGGCGGCGGCCACCACGGCCTCCGCCACCGCCGCCTCGGTCGACCACGAGACCTGGCTGCGGGACGTGCGCCCGGTGATCGACCAGGCGCACACCTACGTCCAGGACCGCACGGCCGCCCGCAAGCCCGGCGAGAAGCTGGCGATCGTGCTGGACATCGACAACACCGCGCTGGAGACCTACTTCGACTGGTGGTTCCCGCCGGCCGTGGCACCGACGCGTGACCTCGCCCGGTACGCGGACTCCCGTGGCGTGGACGTCTTCTTCGTCACCGCCCGGCCGGACTTCATCTACCCGGCCACGCATTACAACCTCGACCGCGAGGGCTACCCGGTCGCCGGGCTCTACGGCCGTTCGATCCCGGACCTCTTCGACGAGGTCGGCGCTTACAAGACGGCGCAGCGCGTCGCCATCGAGAAGCGCGGCTACACGATCGTCGCGAACATCGGCAACAACACCACCGACCTGGTGGGCGGCCACGCCGAGCGCACCTTCAAGCTCCCCGACTACGACGGCCTCCTGGACTGA
- a CDS encoding DUF397 domain-containing protein, protein MSALVWFTSRHSGSDGGQCVEVAVGPAAVHVRDSKDRSGPVLAFEPDAWTAFVAFAGQLSEPQG, encoded by the coding sequence GTGAGCGCTCTCGTGTGGTTCACGTCCCGTCACAGCGGCAGTGACGGCGGTCAGTGCGTCGAGGTGGCGGTCGGCCCGGCCGCCGTCCACGTACGGGACTCCAAGGACAGGTCCGGCCCGGTTCTGGCCTTCGAGCCGGACGCGTGGACCGCGTTCGTGGCCTTCGCCGGCCAATTGTCCGAGCCCCAAGGATAG
- a CDS encoding helix-turn-helix transcriptional regulator encodes MTVEDKRSVSMRIFGDLLKALREGQGLTLDAVAAHTGYSKSQTVKIECGERIASTAFIDRAEQLLGSPGVLKAVAPHLSREKLPVGYGEYADEEARALSLGAYDSHVVNGLLQTEAYMRAVFGARCPALEEDEAERWTEDRLARQALFTRKPVCMLSFVLEEWVLRRPTGGPAVMGEQLRHLVEVGRRRNVQIQVMPARYGTHAGLDGPFTLLENPERQLLAYAEGQAGGLLTDDRKRAGLLHQRYGMIRAQALTPEDSAKVIEQIAGEL; translated from the coding sequence GTGACGGTCGAGGACAAGCGCTCGGTGAGCATGAGGATCTTCGGGGACCTGCTCAAGGCGCTGCGCGAGGGCCAGGGGCTCACCCTGGACGCGGTGGCGGCGCACACGGGCTACTCGAAGTCGCAGACCGTCAAGATCGAGTGCGGTGAGCGCATCGCCAGCACGGCGTTCATCGATAGGGCCGAGCAACTGCTGGGCTCACCCGGGGTGCTGAAGGCGGTGGCACCCCATCTGTCCCGGGAGAAGCTGCCCGTGGGGTACGGGGAGTACGCGGACGAGGAGGCCCGGGCGCTGAGCCTGGGCGCCTACGACTCCCACGTCGTCAACGGCCTGCTGCAGACCGAGGCCTACATGCGCGCGGTCTTCGGGGCCCGCTGTCCGGCCCTGGAGGAGGACGAGGCCGAGCGCTGGACCGAGGACCGGCTGGCCCGCCAGGCGCTGTTCACGCGCAAGCCGGTGTGCATGCTCTCCTTCGTCCTGGAGGAGTGGGTCCTGCGCCGCCCGACGGGCGGACCGGCCGTGATGGGGGAGCAGTTGCGGCACCTCGTCGAGGTGGGGCGGCGGCGCAACGTCCAGATCCAGGTGATGCCGGCGCGCTACGGGACCCACGCCGGCCTCGACGGCCCCTTCACCCTGCTGGAGAACCCCGAACGCCAACTGCTCGCCTACGCCGAGGGCCAGGCCGGGGGCCTGCTCACCGATGACCGGAAAAGGGCCGGTCTGCTCCACCAGCGCTATGGCATGATCCGGGCGCAGGCCCTCACGCCGGAGGACTCTGCCAAGGTGATCGAGCAGATTGCGGGTGAACTGTGA
- a CDS encoding SDR family oxidoreductase: MSRSLNGQVAVVTGAARGVGALLARELAARGARLALVGLEPDELKRVAAEIGPDTGYWTADVTDREAMARVAGEVVERYGRVDVVVANAGVATGGPFLDVDPADFERVIQVNLLGSVVTARAFLPALLASRGYLLQIASLAAITPAPLMTAYCASKAGVESFAHCLRAEVGVKGVKVGVGYLSWTDTDMVRGADEDDVMREARARLPWPANRTYPLEPAVGRIADGIARRSPHVYAQWWLRGMQSVRGYLPGLIGGALGRREMRRLEPRIAAAGGIRHGLVGRGGAADERARSERPV, encoded by the coding sequence ATGAGCAGGTCGCTGAACGGGCAGGTCGCGGTGGTGACCGGCGCCGCCCGTGGGGTGGGGGCGCTGCTGGCCCGCGAACTCGCCGCGCGCGGCGCCCGGTTGGCGCTGGTGGGGCTGGAGCCGGATGAACTCAAGCGCGTCGCCGCGGAGATCGGCCCCGACACCGGGTACTGGACGGCCGACGTCACCGACCGGGAGGCCATGGCCCGCGTGGCCGGGGAGGTCGTGGAGCGCTACGGACGCGTCGACGTCGTGGTCGCCAACGCCGGTGTGGCGACCGGCGGTCCGTTCCTGGACGTGGACCCCGCCGACTTCGAACGCGTCATCCAGGTCAACCTGCTGGGCAGCGTGGTCACCGCCCGGGCCTTCCTGCCCGCCCTGCTCGCCTCGCGCGGCTACCTGCTGCAGATCGCCTCGCTCGCCGCGATCACCCCGGCGCCGCTGATGACCGCGTACTGCGCGAGCAAGGCGGGGGTGGAGTCCTTCGCGCACTGCCTGCGCGCGGAAGTCGGCGTCAAGGGCGTCAAGGTCGGTGTGGGGTACCTGAGCTGGACCGACACCGACATGGTGCGGGGCGCCGACGAGGACGACGTGATGCGCGAGGCCCGCGCACGGCTGCCCTGGCCGGCCAACCGCACCTACCCGCTGGAGCCGGCGGTCGGGCGCATCGCGGACGGGATCGCCCGCCGCTCGCCGCACGTCTACGCCCAGTGGTGGCTGCGCGGAATGCAGTCCGTGCGCGGGTACTTGCCGGGCCTGATCGGGGGTGCCCTGGGGCGGCGCGAAATGCGCCGCCTGGAGCCGAGGATCGCCGCCGCGGGCGGCATCCGGCACGGACTCGTCGGCCGCGGCGGCGCGGCCGACGAGCGGGCCCGGTCGGAAAGGCCCGTCTGA
- a CDS encoding arylamine N-acetyltransferase translates to MTLDLDAYLARIGWAGERRPTAEVLRSVHRAHMLGIPFENLDPVLGRAPSLALPDLEAKLVHGRRGGYCYEHNTLFAAALTALGFRVTLLTARVLVGAKPGDVRPRTHMLMLAEVPGEPVPYVSDVGFGSIGALLEPLPLVADVELHDAPRRHRLVHAPHDGPLELWKLQAYPPGAGDDGWEDQYAFTVEPFQAPDYEVINWHVATNPRSPFSRGVYAQRTTGEAHLSLTGRRLTETTADGTRKERQLADADEVLRVLADDFAVRLPEGTRLPE, encoded by the coding sequence ATGACGCTCGATCTCGATGCCTATCTCGCCCGCATCGGCTGGGCCGGGGAACGCCGCCCCACGGCGGAGGTGCTGCGGTCCGTGCACCGCGCCCACATGCTGGGCATCCCGTTCGAGAACCTCGACCCCGTCCTGGGCCGGGCGCCCTCGCTCGCGCTGCCCGACCTGGAGGCCAAGCTCGTCCACGGCCGGCGCGGCGGCTACTGCTACGAGCACAACACCCTTTTCGCCGCCGCGCTCACCGCCCTCGGGTTCCGGGTCACGCTGCTCACCGCACGCGTGCTGGTGGGGGCGAAGCCGGGGGACGTCCGCCCCCGTACGCACATGCTCATGCTCGCCGAGGTGCCCGGCGAGCCGGTGCCGTACGTGAGCGACGTCGGCTTCGGCAGCATCGGCGCCCTGCTGGAGCCGTTGCCGCTGGTGGCGGACGTGGAGCTGCACGACGCGCCGCGCCGCCACCGGCTGGTCCACGCGCCGCACGACGGGCCGCTGGAACTGTGGAAGCTCCAGGCGTACCCGCCCGGCGCCGGTGACGACGGCTGGGAGGACCAGTACGCCTTCACGGTGGAGCCCTTCCAGGCCCCCGACTACGAGGTCATCAACTGGCACGTGGCGACCAACCCGCGCTCCCCCTTCTCCCGCGGCGTCTACGCCCAGCGCACCACCGGCGAGGCGCACCTGTCCCTGACCGGACGCCGCCTGACGGAGACGACGGCCGACGGCACCCGCAAGGAACGGCAACTGGCGGACGCGGACGAGGTGCTGCGGGTCCTGGCGGACGACTTCGCCGTACGGCTCCCGGAGGGGACGCGGCTGCCGGAGTGA
- a CDS encoding alpha/beta hydrolase: MTASVFDLPAARRTHSVRSADGTSIHVEEYGPETGTAPTVVLIHGWTCRTLFWAPLIHELAGEYRVVAYDQRGHGASGTPRRGGYGTGALADDLTAVLEAVVEGDEKVVLVGHSMGGMTAMAAGDRAAVQTRTAAVLLASTGSGRLLAEAAVLPPRVRSKRVRDAFHRFLLVSSAPLGPQSAVTRAALKYGILGAASSKELVAATARIVHACGRRQRAAWGRVLAGLDLDAGVSALRAPTAVLVGGADKLTPPAHAHGMAARLSRFAGLTELPGLGHMTPLEAPAAVAGVVRTLVEDHLRPGAQVKEETA; this comes from the coding sequence GTGACCGCGTCCGTCTTCGACCTCCCGGCCGCCCGTCGCACGCACTCCGTGCGGTCCGCGGACGGCACCTCGATCCACGTGGAGGAGTACGGCCCCGAGACCGGCACCGCGCCCACCGTGGTGCTGATCCACGGCTGGACCTGCAGGACCCTCTTCTGGGCCCCGCTCATCCACGAACTCGCCGGGGAGTACCGGGTCGTGGCGTACGACCAGCGCGGCCACGGCGCCAGCGGGACCCCGCGCCGCGGCGGCTACGGCACCGGCGCGCTCGCCGACGACCTCACCGCGGTCCTGGAGGCCGTCGTCGAGGGCGACGAGAAGGTGGTGCTGGTCGGCCACTCCATGGGCGGGATGACCGCGATGGCGGCCGGCGACCGCGCCGCCGTGCAGACCCGCACGGCCGCGGTGCTGCTGGCCAGCACCGGCAGCGGGCGGCTGCTCGCCGAGGCGGCGGTGCTGCCCCCGCGGGTGCGCAGCAAGCGGGTGCGCGACGCCTTCCACCGCTTCCTGCTGGTCAGTTCGGCGCCGCTCGGCCCGCAGTCCGCGGTGACCCGGGCCGCGCTCAAGTACGGGATCCTCGGCGCGGCGTCGAGCAAGGAGCTGGTGGCCGCCACCGCCCGCATCGTGCACGCCTGCGGGCGCCGGCAGCGCGCGGCGTGGGGCCGGGTACTGGCCGGGCTCGACCTGGACGCGGGCGTCTCCGCGCTGCGCGCGCCCACCGCCGTGCTCGTGGGCGGCGCCGACAAGCTCACCCCGCCGGCGCACGCGCACGGCATGGCCGCCCGGCTCTCCCGGTTCGCCGGGCTCACCGAACTGCCGGGCCTCGGCCACATGACGCCGCTGGAGGCACCGGCCGCGGTGGCGGGCGTCGTACGCACCCTCGTCGAGGACCACCTGCGGCCCGGGGCCCAGGTCAAGGAGGAGACGGCATGA
- a CDS encoding MFS transporter — MAVTVPTAGRPPALSRRQTNVVFVTIVLGLLLAALDQTIVSTALPTIVADLGGAGHMAWVVTAYLLAETVSTVLVGKFGDLFGRKVVFQVSAVVFVAGSVFAGAATSMLMLIAARAVQGIGGGGLMVTAMALIADVIPLRERGKYQGALGAVFGVTTVVGPTLGGLFTDHATWRWCFYVNVPVAIVMVVMAARTVPVVRAAVRPVVDYAGIALVALGASGLVLALEWGGSQYAWDSAVVVGLFASSAVLLTAFVLVELRAREPMLPMHLFRNPVFVVCSLLSFIVGFALLGALTYLPTYLQFVDGVSATESGVRTLPLVAGLLGTSVASGTVIGRTGRYKAFPIAGTAVMALGLYLMSTMDRATGPWLESLYMLVFGLGIGLAMQVLTIAVQNTVAYAELGTATSGVTFFRTLGSAFGTAVFGTLYGNRLGPALSAALAEVPGVPAAAAQDPQALRALPPDRAAPIVDAYADTIQHVFLWVAPVALAGFVIAWFLKEVPLRDSARAGASDMGEGFSAPDSPDAVVQLERAVAGVMRREHAAEPAVALRILDDSGSPLTPGEAWALGQIHWRDRFQGGASLDAIARAHHMPGEVLEPAFAKVARGGWARVDGDVLTLTAAGRAQLDLLAAAWRRWLDSRLDDWTIADPADRALMDRAVDSLARKLLEESEADRHPAPV; from the coding sequence ATGGCCGTCACCGTCCCCACCGCCGGCCGGCCGCCCGCCCTGAGCCGCCGCCAGACCAACGTCGTCTTCGTGACGATCGTGCTCGGCCTGCTGCTGGCGGCCCTGGACCAGACGATCGTCTCCACCGCGCTCCCGACGATCGTCGCGGACCTCGGCGGCGCCGGGCACATGGCCTGGGTGGTCACGGCCTACCTGCTGGCGGAGACCGTCTCCACCGTGCTGGTCGGCAAGTTCGGCGACCTGTTCGGCCGCAAGGTCGTCTTCCAGGTCAGCGCGGTCGTCTTCGTCGCCGGCTCGGTCTTCGCGGGCGCCGCCACCAGCATGCTCATGCTGATCGCCGCCCGCGCCGTCCAAGGGATCGGCGGCGGCGGGCTCATGGTCACGGCGATGGCCCTGATCGCCGACGTCATCCCGCTGCGCGAGCGCGGCAAGTACCAGGGCGCGCTGGGCGCGGTCTTCGGGGTCACGACGGTCGTCGGCCCGACCCTGGGCGGTCTGTTCACCGACCACGCCACCTGGCGCTGGTGCTTCTACGTCAACGTCCCCGTCGCGATCGTGATGGTCGTGATGGCCGCCCGTACCGTCCCCGTCGTCCGGGCCGCCGTCCGCCCCGTCGTCGACTACGCGGGCATCGCGCTGGTCGCCCTGGGCGCCTCGGGACTGGTGCTCGCCCTGGAGTGGGGCGGCAGCCAGTACGCCTGGGACTCCGCCGTCGTGGTCGGGCTGTTCGCCTCCTCGGCCGTACTGCTGACCGCGTTCGTCCTGGTCGAACTGCGCGCGAGGGAGCCGATGCTCCCCATGCACCTGTTCCGCAACCCGGTCTTCGTCGTGTGCTCGCTGCTCAGCTTCATCGTCGGCTTCGCGCTGCTGGGCGCGCTCACCTACCTGCCGACCTACCTCCAGTTCGTCGACGGGGTCTCCGCCACCGAGTCCGGGGTCCGCACCCTCCCGCTCGTCGCCGGACTGCTCGGCACGTCCGTGGCCTCCGGCACCGTCATCGGCCGCACCGGGCGCTACAAGGCCTTCCCCATCGCGGGCACCGCCGTCATGGCGCTCGGCCTGTACCTGATGTCCACCATGGACCGGGCCACCGGGCCGTGGCTGGAATCCCTGTACATGCTCGTCTTCGGCCTCGGCATCGGCCTGGCCATGCAGGTCCTGACGATCGCCGTCCAGAACACCGTCGCGTACGCGGAACTGGGCACCGCCACCTCCGGGGTGACCTTCTTCCGCACCCTCGGCAGCGCCTTCGGCACCGCTGTCTTCGGCACCCTGTACGGCAACCGGCTCGGCCCCGCCCTCTCCGCCGCCCTCGCCGAGGTGCCCGGCGTCCCGGCCGCCGCGGCGCAGGACCCGCAGGCCCTGCGGGCCCTCCCGCCCGACCGGGCCGCCCCGATCGTCGACGCCTACGCCGACACCATCCAGCACGTCTTCCTGTGGGTCGCCCCGGTGGCCCTGGCCGGTTTCGTCATCGCCTGGTTCCTCAAGGAGGTGCCGCTGCGCGACAGCGCCCGTGCCGGCGCCTCGGACATGGGCGAGGGCTTCTCCGCCCCCGACTCCCCCGACGCCGTCGTCCAGCTGGAGCGGGCGGTCGCGGGCGTCATGCGCCGCGAACACGCCGCGGAGCCCGCCGTCGCCCTCCGCATCCTGGACGACTCCGGCTCCCCGCTCACCCCGGGCGAGGCCTGGGCGCTCGGGCAGATCCACTGGCGCGACCGCTTCCAGGGCGGCGCCTCCCTGGACGCCATCGCCCGCGCCCACCACATGCCCGGCGAGGTCCTCGAACCCGCCTTCGCCAAGGTGGCCCGCGGCGGCTGGGCCCGCGTGGACGGCGACGTCCTCACGCTCACCGCGGCCGGCCGCGCCCAGCTCGACCTCCTCGCCGCGGCCTGGCGCCGCTGGCTGGACTCCCGACTCGACGACTGGACGATCGCCGACCCCGCCGACCGTGCCCTGATGGACCGCGCCGTCGACAGCCTCGCCCGCAAACTCCTGGAGGAGAGCGAGGCCGACCGCCACCCCGCGCCCGTGTAG